The following are from one region of the Hydrogenophaga sp. BPS33 genome:
- a CDS encoding acetyl/propionyl/methylcrotonyl-CoA carboxylase subunit alpha, producing the protein MKKLLIANRGEIARRIIRTAHAMGIETVAVYSEPDAQALHVREATTAYALGGAASADSYLRIDRLLDAAAATNADAVHPGYGFLSENADFAQAVIDAGFAWVGPPPAAIRALGRKSAAKALALAHGVPCLPGYFGDDQREETFLAEAQRIGFPLMVKAVAGGGGRGMRLVHEIAELPAALSSARSEALAGFGDGDLLIERALPRPRHVEVQVFADAHGHCVHLGERDCSVQRRHQKIVEESPSPAVSPALREALGRCAVRLAQAAGYVGAGTVEFLLEAHPLSHALSHAGEAGAGSFFLMEMNTRLQVEHPVTEALTGLDLVEWQLRIARGETLPLQQDQICFSGHALEVRLCAEDAHFTPHTGRVRHFAAPAPQPGLRFDHALETGCAITPHYDALLGKLIAHAPTRAEAIERLAHALDQTVLLGLPSNRAFLAACLRNPVFHEGGALIAFLAEEGEAIRATLQPPPDAVLAGVLAAVFHAQGPAVALPCPFARPLRWQHGEQVMDIAVLEQGQGLLRVVQGERQLQALVAPGCVTIDGVTWPVRAASLGADLWQVQAGAHTVELRDLAHAPPAGAGGDGGALELRAPFNGKLMAVHAQPGQAIARGAPLLVIESMKLEHTLSAPRAAVVANVLVMAGQQVAPGQLLVTYVS; encoded by the coding sequence ATGAAAAAACTCCTCATCGCCAACCGAGGCGAGATCGCGCGCCGCATCATCCGCACCGCGCACGCCATGGGCATCGAAACCGTGGCGGTCTATTCGGAGCCCGATGCGCAGGCCCTGCACGTGCGCGAGGCCACCACTGCCTACGCGCTGGGCGGCGCGGCGTCGGCCGATTCCTATCTGCGCATCGACCGTCTGCTCGACGCGGCCGCCGCCACCAACGCCGACGCCGTGCACCCCGGCTACGGTTTCCTGAGCGAGAACGCGGACTTCGCGCAAGCCGTGATCGACGCGGGATTCGCCTGGGTCGGCCCGCCGCCGGCCGCCATCCGCGCGTTGGGCCGCAAGTCGGCCGCCAAGGCGCTGGCGCTCGCGCACGGCGTGCCCTGCCTGCCCGGCTACTTCGGAGACGACCAGCGAGAGGAAACCTTCCTGGCCGAAGCGCAGCGCATCGGCTTTCCTCTGATGGTGAAGGCCGTGGCCGGCGGCGGGGGGCGCGGCATGCGGCTGGTGCACGAGATCGCCGAACTGCCGGCGGCCTTGAGCAGCGCGCGCTCCGAGGCGCTGGCGGGTTTCGGCGATGGCGATCTGCTGATCGAACGCGCGCTGCCGCGGCCCCGCCATGTGGAGGTGCAGGTGTTCGCCGATGCGCACGGCCACTGTGTGCACCTGGGCGAGCGCGACTGCTCGGTACAACGCCGCCACCAGAAGATCGTGGAAGAGTCGCCCAGCCCTGCGGTGTCGCCGGCGCTGCGCGAAGCGCTGGGGCGTTGTGCGGTGCGCCTGGCCCAGGCGGCGGGCTACGTGGGGGCTGGCACGGTGGAGTTTCTGCTGGAGGCACACCCTCTTTCTCACGCTCTTTCGCACGCAGGGGAGGCGGGCGCGGGATCTTTCTTCCTGATGGAGATGAACACCCGCCTGCAGGTCGAACACCCCGTCACCGAAGCGCTCACCGGCCTCGATCTCGTGGAGTGGCAGTTGCGCATCGCGCGCGGCGAAACGCTGCCGCTGCAGCAGGACCAGATCTGCTTCAGCGGCCACGCCCTGGAGGTGCGCCTGTGCGCCGAAGACGCGCATTTCACACCTCACACCGGACGTGTGCGGCACTTCGCCGCACCCGCACCGCAGCCGGGTCTGCGCTTCGACCATGCGCTGGAGACCGGGTGCGCCATCACCCCGCACTACGACGCCCTGCTCGGCAAGCTCATCGCCCACGCGCCCACCCGCGCCGAGGCCATCGAACGGCTCGCGCATGCGCTCGACCAGACGGTGTTGCTCGGTCTGCCGAGCAACCGCGCCTTCCTGGCCGCCTGCCTGCGCAACCCGGTGTTTCACGAAGGCGGCGCGCTCATTGCCTTCCTGGCCGAAGAAGGCGAGGCGATCCGCGCCACGCTGCAGCCGCCGCCGGACGCGGTGTTGGCGGGCGTGCTGGCCGCCGTGTTCCATGCACAGGGTCCCGCCGTGGCGCTGCCATGCCCGTTTGCCCGCCCGCTGCGCTGGCAGCATGGCGAGCAGGTGATGGACATCGCGGTGCTCGAACAAGGGCAGGGCCTGTTGCGTGTCGTGCAGGGCGAGCGCCAGCTGCAAGCCCTCGTGGCACCGGGATGCGTGACGATCGATGGCGTCACCTGGCCCGTGAGGGCGGCGAGTCTGGGCGCGGACCTGTGGCAGGTGCAAGCGGGAGCGCACACGGTCGAACTGCGCGACCTGGCCCATGCGCCGCCCGCGGGCGCTGGTGGCGACGGCGGCGCGCTCGAGTTGCGTGCCCCCTTCAATGGCAAGCTCATGGCAGTCCATGCCCAACCGGGGCAGGCCATCGCGCGCGGCGCGCCGTTGCTGGTCATCGAATCCATGAAGCTCGAACACACGTTGAGCGCGCCGCGCGCCGCGGTGGTGGCGAACGTTCTTGTGATGGCAGGCCAGCAAGTCGCGCCTGGGCAATTGCTGGTCACCTATGTGTCTTGA
- a CDS encoding thioesterase family protein — translation MSKHAEPQTPIEFEPAFVAAVQDLFDEKIVFNKLMGVRLTEVRADGVRAHLAMKPELVGNYLHHRLHGGVVSACLDALAGMACMAASAARHMDEPPLQRLHRFSKLGTIDLRIDYLRPCVGEHFDLRAEVLRLGSRVATTRMEFLGADGKLLCVGAGAYIVS, via the coding sequence ATGAGCAAACACGCTGAACCTCAGACCCCGATCGAATTCGAACCCGCGTTCGTGGCCGCCGTGCAGGACTTGTTCGACGAGAAGATCGTCTTCAACAAACTGATGGGCGTGCGGCTCACCGAGGTCAGGGCCGACGGCGTTCGTGCGCACCTGGCCATGAAGCCCGAACTGGTGGGGAACTACCTGCACCACCGCTTGCACGGCGGCGTGGTGAGTGCCTGCCTCGACGCTTTGGCTGGCATGGCCTGCATGGCGGCGAGTGCGGCCCGCCACATGGACGAGCCGCCCCTGCAGCGGCTGCACCGCTTCAGCAAGCTCGGCACCATCGACCTGCGCATCGACTACTTGCGGCCTTGCGTGGGCGAGCATTTCGACCTGCGTGCCGAGGTGCTGCGCCTGGGCTCGCGCGTGGCGACCACGCGCATGGAGTTTCTGGGGGCGGATGGGAAGCTGCTGTGCGTGGGCGCGGGGGCTTATATCGTGTCGTAG
- a CDS encoding c-type cytochrome: protein MGKRAILVLMSTLACWTGLPSAMAREGPPSWAYPMNPPGFKLTPDDGAVRHVPDSRVRHTLSEVRDRFLAPDWHPDAHPPMPAVVARGRPQNVSACGYCHRAEGTGGPENSSLAGLSAPYILQQLADYKSGARSTAVPYRKPQTLMIATAKALSEEEAKAVAAYFSALKPRQNIQVVESKTVPKTYVYNWFLAPVKPPAREPIGQRIIELNNDLERFENRDPRVTFTAYVPPGSIRRGQALVDLHFSTVV from the coding sequence ATGGGCAAACGAGCCATTCTGGTCCTGATGTCCACGTTGGCCTGCTGGACCGGCTTGCCCAGCGCAATGGCCCGTGAAGGTCCCCCTTCGTGGGCCTACCCCATGAATCCACCCGGGTTCAAACTGACGCCAGACGACGGCGCCGTGCGCCACGTCCCCGATAGCCGCGTGAGACACACCTTGTCAGAGGTGAGGGATCGTTTTCTCGCCCCCGATTGGCATCCCGATGCCCATCCGCCCATGCCCGCCGTGGTCGCCAGAGGCCGCCCGCAAAACGTGAGCGCCTGTGGCTACTGCCACCGTGCAGAGGGCACCGGCGGGCCCGAAAACTCGAGCCTGGCGGGTTTGTCGGCGCCGTACATTCTTCAGCAGCTGGCCGACTACAAAAGCGGCGCGCGGTCCACCGCCGTGCCCTACCGAAAGCCACAGACCCTGATGATCGCAACGGCCAAGGCCCTTTCCGAAGAAGAAGCAAAAGCCGTTGCAGCCTATTTTTCGGCGTTGAAACCCAGGCAGAACATCCAGGTGGTCGAGAGCAAGACCGTGCCCAAGACATATGTCTACAACTGGTTTCTTGCACCGGTAAAACCGCCGGCTCGCGAACCCATCGGTCAACGGATCATCGAGCTGAACAACGATCTCGAGCGCTTCGAGAACCGCGACCCCCGGGTCACGTTCACGGCCTATGTGCCGCCGGGCAGCATCCGAAGGGGGCAAGCGCTGGTCGACCTACATTTTTCGACAGTTGTATGA
- a CDS encoding DUF2784 domain-containing protein produces MSAGLAGLFADALLTLHLAIVVFVVGLLPLVLVGGALGWRWVRHFGLRLAHLGLMVFIAAQAWLGQLCPLTVWEQKLRRIAGQASYGESFVEHWLSQLLYWDAPWWVFLAAYTVFAALVGLAWRWVRPGLRKSPRLR; encoded by the coding sequence TTGAGCGCCGGCCTCGCGGGCCTTTTCGCCGACGCACTGCTCACGCTGCACCTGGCCATCGTCGTCTTCGTGGTCGGCCTGCTGCCGCTGGTGCTCGTGGGTGGTGCGCTGGGTTGGCGCTGGGTGCGCCACTTCGGTCTGCGGCTGGCCCATCTGGGCCTGATGGTGTTCATCGCGGCCCAGGCCTGGCTGGGGCAGCTGTGCCCGCTCACGGTGTGGGAACAAAAGCTTCGCCGCATCGCCGGCCAGGCCAGCTACGGCGAGAGCTTTGTCGAACACTGGCTCTCTCAGCTGCTGTACTGGGACGCGCCCTGGTGGGTATTTCTGGCCGCCTACACCGTGTTCGCTGCGCTGGTGGGGCTGGCGTGGCGGTGGGTCAGGCCGGGGCTGCGGAAGTCCCCGCGTCTGAGGTAG
- a CDS encoding ABC transporter substrate-binding protein, translating into MKPGLKLTAAAAFALGAASVLAQTQGVSKNEIVVGSIQDLSGPIAAFGKQVRMGMQLRVDEINEQGGINGRKIKLLVEDAKYDPRNAVLAAQKLVNQDKIFAMVGHIGTAQNMAAMPVQFSKNVLNFYPITAAREMYEPFHKLKYSFAAPYYDMMKIMVPRLVKEKGSKKVCTLYQDDEFGLEVKRGAEDGLKAIGMPLAVETTYKRGATDFASQMQKLASEQCDMVVMGTLIRETIGGIATAKRLNFNPVFIGSAGAYTDLIHKLGGPAMNGFYAAMTVQHPYLDEASQPLRFWANKYKTKFNEDPTVFSVYGYGSIDAFARAASAAGNNLTTESFIKAMDTMKIPPDIFGSAEMTFSPTKRLGSNASRLSQITDGRWKVISEYMR; encoded by the coding sequence ATGAAACCCGGATTGAAACTCACCGCAGCCGCCGCGTTCGCCCTGGGTGCCGCCTCGGTGCTGGCGCAAACCCAAGGCGTGAGCAAGAACGAGATCGTGGTCGGCTCGATCCAGGATCTGTCGGGACCCATCGCGGCGTTTGGCAAGCAGGTGCGCATGGGCATGCAGCTGCGCGTGGACGAGATCAACGAACAAGGTGGCATCAACGGCCGCAAGATCAAGCTGCTGGTGGAAGACGCCAAGTACGACCCGCGCAATGCCGTGCTGGCCGCACAGAAGCTGGTGAACCAGGACAAGATCTTCGCCATGGTCGGCCATATCGGCACGGCGCAGAACATGGCCGCCATGCCGGTGCAGTTCAGCAAGAACGTGCTCAACTTCTATCCCATCACAGCCGCGCGCGAGATGTACGAGCCCTTCCACAAGCTCAAGTACTCGTTTGCCGCACCCTACTACGACATGATGAAAATCATGGTGCCGCGCCTGGTCAAGGAAAAGGGATCCAAGAAGGTCTGCACCCTGTACCAGGACGACGAGTTCGGCCTCGAAGTCAAGCGGGGCGCGGAAGACGGGCTCAAGGCAATCGGAATGCCCCTGGCGGTGGAGACCACCTACAAGCGCGGCGCCACCGACTTCGCGTCGCAGATGCAGAAGCTTGCGTCGGAGCAATGCGACATGGTGGTGATGGGCACCTTGATCCGGGAGACCATCGGCGGCATCGCGACCGCCAAGCGTTTGAACTTCAACCCGGTGTTCATCGGATCGGCCGGCGCCTACACCGACCTCATCCACAAGCTGGGCGGCCCCGCCATGAACGGCTTCTATGCCGCCATGACGGTGCAGCACCCCTACCTGGACGAAGCCTCTCAGCCGCTGCGCTTCTGGGCCAACAAGTACAAGACCAAGTTCAACGAAGACCCCACCGTGTTCTCGGTGTATGGCTACGGCTCCATCGATGCCTTCGCACGCGCGGCCAGCGCCGCGGGCAACAACCTCACCACCGAGAGCTTCATCAAGGCCATGGACACGATGAAGATTCCGCCCGACATCTTCGGCTCCGCCGAAATGACCTTCAGCCCCACCAAGCGCCTGGGCAGCAACGCCTCGCGGCTGTCCCAGATCACAGATGGCCGGTGGAAGGTGATTTCGGAGTACATGCGCTGA
- a CDS encoding AMP-dependent synthetase/ligase → MSNLWDLSRIQPRTDVVLPGETIPALFWNGVREREAQVWMRQKELGLWRAWTWGQTGEAVREIAHGLMALGFAPGDTASILSNTTIEWVLCDLAVLSAGGVSNGIYPTDAAEQVQYLCADSGTSVLFVEDDEQLDKALDVRAQLPLLKKIVVFDMDGLRDLDDAQVIGLSALREVGREHLRQHPDLLAQRVAAVDPQALAILVYTSGTTGRPKGAMHSHRGLVHTVRGYNTLISRDQNDECMCFLPLCHIAERLGGEYFSLYTGARLNFVENPETVPENVREIAPTVFTAVPRVWEKFYSGVMIALKEAGAAQQAAYAWAIGVGRQVADRVLAGQPVPAFLRIRFTVARLLALDNVRKLIGIHRARYLVTGAAPISPDLVRWYLALGVPMLEVWGMTETCGAATGVPPERIKPGSIGPAANYNEVRIDPQTGEILVRGPNVFMGYLNLPEKTAETLDAQGWLHTGDVGTVDEEGFFRITDRMKDIIITAGGKNITPSELENELKFSPYVTDAVVIGDQRPYLTVIIMIDQENVEKHAQDHDVPFSNYASLTRAPEVQALIQAEVDRVNKKFARVEQIKRFFLLDTQLSAEDEELTPTMKLKRKLVQTKYAPQIEAMYRH, encoded by the coding sequence ATGAGCAACCTCTGGGATCTCTCCCGCATCCAGCCACGCACCGATGTGGTTCTGCCCGGCGAGACCATTCCCGCGCTGTTCTGGAACGGGGTGCGGGAGCGCGAAGCACAGGTGTGGATGCGCCAGAAGGAGCTCGGTCTCTGGCGCGCCTGGACCTGGGGCCAGACCGGCGAAGCGGTGCGCGAAATCGCCCACGGCTTGATGGCCCTGGGCTTCGCGCCAGGCGACACGGCATCCATCCTCTCCAACACGACCATTGAATGGGTGCTCTGCGATCTCGCGGTCCTCAGCGCGGGCGGGGTGTCCAACGGTATCTACCCGACCGATGCGGCCGAACAGGTGCAGTACCTGTGCGCCGACTCGGGCACCTCGGTGCTGTTCGTCGAGGACGATGAGCAGCTCGACAAGGCGCTGGACGTGCGCGCGCAACTGCCCTTGCTCAAGAAGATCGTGGTCTTCGACATGGACGGCCTGCGCGATCTGGACGATGCACAGGTGATCGGCCTGAGCGCGTTGCGCGAAGTGGGCCGCGAGCATCTGCGGCAGCACCCGGACCTGCTGGCACAGCGCGTGGCGGCGGTGGACCCGCAGGCGCTGGCGATCCTGGTCTACACCTCGGGCACCACCGGCCGTCCCAAGGGCGCCATGCACAGCCACCGGGGCCTGGTCCATACCGTGCGCGGCTACAACACGCTGATCTCGCGCGACCAGAACGACGAGTGCATGTGCTTCCTGCCGCTGTGCCACATCGCCGAACGCCTGGGCGGCGAGTACTTCTCGCTCTACACCGGCGCACGCCTGAATTTCGTGGAGAACCCCGAGACCGTGCCGGAGAACGTGCGCGAGATCGCGCCCACGGTGTTCACCGCCGTGCCACGCGTGTGGGAGAAGTTCTATTCCGGCGTGATGATCGCCCTCAAGGAGGCCGGTGCCGCCCAGCAGGCGGCCTATGCCTGGGCCATCGGCGTGGGACGGCAGGTGGCCGATCGGGTGCTGGCGGGCCAGCCCGTTCCCGCCTTTCTGCGCATACGCTTCACCGTGGCGCGCTTGCTGGCCCTGGACAACGTGCGCAAACTCATCGGCATCCACCGCGCGCGCTACCTCGTCACCGGCGCCGCGCCCATCTCGCCCGACCTGGTGCGCTGGTACCTCGCGCTGGGTGTGCCCATGCTCGAGGTCTGGGGCATGACCGAAACCTGCGGCGCGGCCACCGGCGTTCCGCCCGAACGCATCAAGCCCGGCAGCATCGGGCCGGCCGCGAACTACAACGAGGTGCGGATCGACCCGCAGACCGGCGAGATCCTGGTGCGCGGTCCGAACGTGTTCATGGGGTACCTCAACCTGCCCGAGAAAACCGCCGAGACCCTGGACGCGCAGGGCTGGCTGCACACCGGCGACGTGGGCACGGTGGACGAGGAAGGGTTTTTCCGCATCACCGACCGCATGAAAGACATCATCATCACTGCGGGGGGCAAGAACATCACGCCCAGCGAGTTGGAGAACGAACTGAAGTTCTCGCCCTATGTGACCGACGCGGTGGTGATCGGTGACCAGCGCCCCTATCTCACCGTCATCATCATGATCGACCAGGAGAATGTGGAAAAACATGCGCAGGACCACGACGTGCCGTTTTCCAACTACGCCAGCCTCACCCGCGCGCCCGAGGTGCAGGCCCTCATCCAGGCCGAGGTCGACCGCGTGAACAAGAAGTTCGCCCGCGTCGAGCAGATCAAGCGGTTCTTCCTGCTCGACACCCAGCTGAGCGCCGAAGACGAAGAACTCACCCCCACCATGAAGCTCAAGCGCAAGCTGGTGCAGACCAAGTACGCCCCCCAGATCGAGGCCATGTACCGCCACTGA
- a CDS encoding ABC transporter ATP-binding protein yields the protein MSVATTDEPVLKLLNVESAYGPIKAIRGVSLQVRRGEIATVLGSNGAGKTTILKTISGIIDPRKGSIEFKGENITAQDPALIVQQGLSHVPEGREVFPLLSVRDNLQMGAYTRKDRDGVARDMEAVYGYFPILRERADQDAGLLSGGQQQMLAISRALMASPDLVLLDEPSLGLSPKLTKEIFEIVVRINRERGTTILLVEQNANMALNASDYGYVLENGRIVMEDTCAHLREKDDIKEFYLGMKETGARGERRWKKKKNWR from the coding sequence ATGAGCGTGGCGACCACCGACGAACCGGTGCTCAAGCTGCTCAATGTCGAGAGCGCCTACGGCCCGATCAAGGCCATCCGCGGCGTGAGCCTGCAGGTGCGCCGCGGCGAAATCGCCACCGTGCTCGGCTCCAACGGTGCGGGCAAGACGACCATCCTCAAGACCATCAGCGGCATCATCGATCCGCGCAAGGGCTCGATCGAGTTCAAGGGCGAGAACATCACCGCGCAGGACCCCGCGCTGATCGTGCAGCAGGGCCTGAGCCATGTGCCCGAGGGCCGCGAAGTCTTTCCGCTGCTCTCGGTGCGCGACAACCTGCAGATGGGCGCCTACACACGCAAGGACCGCGACGGTGTGGCGCGCGACATGGAAGCCGTGTATGGCTACTTTCCCATCCTGCGCGAGCGCGCCGATCAGGATGCGGGCCTGCTCTCCGGCGGACAGCAGCAGATGCTGGCCATCAGCCGCGCGCTCATGGCCAGCCCCGATCTGGTCCTGCTCGACGAACCCAGCCTGGGCCTTTCACCGAAGCTCACCAAGGAGATCTTCGAGATCGTGGTGCGCATCAACCGCGAGCGCGGCACCACCATCCTGCTGGTGGAGCAGAACGCCAACATGGCGCTCAATGCCTCCGACTACGGCTACGTGCTGGAGAACGGCCGCATCGTCATGGAAGACACCTGCGCCCATCTGCGCGAGAAAGACGACATCAAGGAGTTCTACCTCGGCATGAAGGAAACCGGCGCGCGCGGTGAGCGGCGCTGGAAGAAAAAGAAGAACTGGAGATAA
- a CDS encoding ABC transporter ATP-binding protein codes for MNQDILLSARNLSVRFGGVVAVNNVSFDVKRGEVFTLIGPNGAGKTTVFNLISRIYTPTSGNIDYLGPDGMLRLTQQAPHQIARLGIARTFQNIELFEHATVLQNLLIGRHTHRRTGLWGEIFFTGKTRAAEIEAREKVEQVIDLLDLQHHRESMVAGLPYGVRKVVELARALCTEPRLLLLDEPSSGLNVEETEDMAFWITDIKEELGITVLMVEHDMSLVSKVSDRVLAMSMGAELASGTPAEVQRDPGVIEAYLGSMDDASNLRRESPSAKVLT; via the coding sequence ATGAACCAGGACATCTTGCTCTCGGCCCGCAACCTCAGCGTGCGCTTTGGCGGCGTGGTCGCTGTCAACAACGTGAGCTTCGATGTGAAGCGCGGCGAGGTGTTCACGCTCATCGGGCCCAACGGCGCGGGCAAGACCACGGTGTTCAACCTGATCAGCCGCATCTACACCCCCACCAGCGGCAACATCGACTACCTGGGGCCCGACGGCATGCTGCGCCTGACCCAGCAGGCACCGCACCAGATCGCCCGCCTCGGCATCGCCCGCACCTTCCAGAACATCGAGCTGTTCGAACACGCCACGGTGCTGCAGAACCTGCTCATCGGGCGCCACACGCACCGGCGCACCGGGCTTTGGGGCGAGATCTTCTTCACCGGCAAGACGCGCGCCGCCGAGATCGAAGCGCGCGAAAAGGTCGAACAGGTGATCGACCTGCTGGATCTGCAACACCACCGCGAGTCGATGGTGGCCGGCCTGCCCTACGGCGTTCGCAAAGTGGTGGAACTCGCCCGCGCCCTCTGCACCGAACCGCGCCTGCTGCTGCTCGACGAGCCCTCGTCGGGCCTGAACGTGGAGGAGACGGAGGACATGGCCTTCTGGATCACCGACATCAAGGAGGAACTGGGCATCACGGTGTTGATGGTGGAGCACGACATGAGCCTGGTCTCCAAGGTGTCCGACCGCGTGCTGGCCATGAGCATGGGGGCCGAGCTGGCTTCGGGCACGCCGGCCGAGGTGCAGCGCGACCCGGGCGTGATCGAGGCCTACCTGGGATCGATGGACGATGCGTCGAACCTGCGCCGCGAAAGTCCCAGCGCGAAGGTGCTGACATGA
- a CDS encoding branched-chain amino acid ABC transporter permease, producing MRFLFKTNYDQDIRLAKHGGHVLWYSLLVLFLLLAPWTLPEYWLAQLTFVLIYAVVGLGLMLLAGFTGLFSLGHAAFLGVGAYTQAIMVNAGVPFPLALLCAGLLSAAVGMVVGLPALRVKGIYLGMATLAFGFIVEEVIARWESMTGGNKGLMVNAPKLLGWELISTEHFYLLCLVITVLATLGVVNLMRSFTGRAFVAIRDSEISAQSMGIHLARYKTLSFALSAALAGIGGALYAHKIQFLSPEQFGILQSIDLLLMVVIGGLGSIHGAFLGAIFLIVMPQLIALGKDYLPDAIGQATGLQGTVYGIVLIAFVLFEPMGLYGRWLKVRTWFQLFPFYRKGTFKRQKSFQRSERLR from the coding sequence ATGCGATTCCTTTTCAAGACCAACTACGACCAGGACATCCGCCTCGCCAAACACGGCGGACATGTGCTCTGGTACAGCTTGCTGGTGCTGTTTCTCCTGCTCGCGCCCTGGACCCTTCCAGAGTACTGGCTCGCACAACTCACCTTCGTGCTGATCTACGCCGTGGTCGGCCTGGGCCTGATGCTGCTGGCGGGCTTCACCGGCCTGTTCTCGCTCGGCCACGCAGCCTTTCTGGGCGTGGGCGCGTACACGCAAGCCATCATGGTGAACGCCGGCGTGCCGTTTCCGCTCGCCCTGCTGTGCGCCGGCCTGCTCTCGGCCGCCGTGGGCATGGTCGTGGGCCTGCCGGCATTGCGGGTCAAAGGCATCTACCTCGGCATGGCCACGCTGGCCTTCGGTTTCATCGTGGAAGAGGTGATCGCCCGCTGGGAATCCATGACCGGCGGCAACAAGGGTCTGATGGTCAATGCGCCCAAGCTCCTCGGCTGGGAGCTGATTTCCACCGAACACTTTTACCTGCTGTGCCTGGTCATCACCGTGCTGGCCACGCTCGGCGTGGTCAACCTCATGCGCTCGTTCACCGGCCGCGCCTTCGTCGCCATCCGCGATTCGGAGATTTCCGCCCAGAGCATGGGCATCCACCTCGCGCGCTACAAGACATTGAGCTTCGCGCTCTCGGCCGCGCTCGCCGGCATCGGCGGCGCGCTCTACGCGCACAAGATCCAATTCCTCTCGCCCGAGCAGTTCGGCATCCTCCAGTCGATCGACCTGCTGCTCATGGTCGTCATCGGTGGGCTGGGCTCGATCCACGGTGCTTTCCTCGGCGCGATCTTCCTCATCGTCATGCCCCAGCTCATCGCGCTGGGCAAGGACTATCTGCCCGATGCGATCGGACAGGCCACCGGCCTGCAGGGCACGGTCTACGGCATCGTGCTGATCGCCTTCGTGCTGTTCGAGCCCATGGGCTTGTACGGACGCTGGCTGAAGGTGCGCACCTGGTTCCAGCTGTTCCCGTTCTACCGCAAGGGCACGTTCAAGCGGCAGAAGTCATTTCAAAGATCCGAAAGACTGAGATGA